Proteins from one Macrobrachium rosenbergii isolate ZJJX-2024 chromosome 14, ASM4041242v1, whole genome shotgun sequence genomic window:
- the LOC136845491 gene encoding protein FAM200C-like encodes MADNVTQQQTVALTITPVFSVALDESVDINDIPRLAVFARYSDTEVHEELCCLKPMYGTTKGEDILKAFTDHFENRGVDIGKIFAITTDGAPAMISSFVLKKVMTTVTKIVNFVVAHSPLMHRQFQAFLEEVDSVYKDIPLHCSVRWLSCGKVLERFVGCFDEIKVFLSEKAKTILSWKTEIGL; translated from the exons ATGGCTGATAATGTAACCCAGCAGCAAACGGTTGCTTTAACAATTACACCTGTGTTCAGTGTTGCCCTGGACGAAAGCGTGGATATAAATGACATTCCCCGCTTGGCTGTTTTTGCCAGGTATAGTGACACAGAGGTACACGAGGAACTGTGCTGTCTTAAACCTATGTATGGAACCACcaagggagaagacatactgaaggCATTCACTGACCATTTTGAGAACAGAGGGGTAGACATAGGAAAGATTTTTGCAATTACAACGGATGGTGCTCCTGCTATG ATCTCGAGCTTTGTTCTCAAGAAGGTGATGACTACTGTCACAAAAATAGTGAATTTTGTTGTTGCACACTCTCCTCTTATGCACAGGCAGTTTCAAGCTTTTCTTGAAGAGGTGGACAGTGTGTACAAAGATATACCTTTGCATTGCAGTGTTAGGTGGTTAAGTTGTGGGAAGGTATTGGAGAGATTTGTGGGATGCTTTGATGAAATCAaggttttcttatcagaaaaggCCAAGACTATCCTGAGCTGGAAGACGGAGATTGGATTGTGA